The window TGGGCGATGCGATCACGATCCAGGACATTCTGCCCGAGGTCGCCGGGGTGTATCCGAAGATCATGCAGGAAGGCACGATGGATGCCGGCGCGTGGAGTTGCGGGATGGTCGCAGGGTTGATCAACGACATTCCCACCTGTCAGGAACTGATCGACCGGATCATGCTGCAGGCCGAGGAGATCATCGCCCGGATGCATGCCATGGCTCGCGCCTGATCGCGGGCTCCACTGCGCACCTACGCAATGTCCGCTAGGTAGTTCAACGCATTATCTGAACCGCATCCTTGCGTCACAATGGCGCGCGCGCTGCATCCATTCCGGGGGGAGTCGATGGCATGCGTCGGTTTGCATGATACCGGTCGGCTTCGGGAGGCTTGCCGGCTGACTTGGACGGAGCGGTGGTGATGGATATTCCAGGGGGCCCAGCAGCGCTGGCCGGCATGATGATGTGCGTGGGGCTCGCGGCATGGACTTTGGGGCGGTGGCAGGGGAATGCCATGGCGGTGGTCGATCGCGCCGCTGCGGTCACCGGCGAGGCCGCAGCGCGGCTGGCGCTCGCGATCAGGCCGCACGATGCGCCCGCGCGCCCGTCGTGTCATTGCAGCGCCTGCGCAAATGCCGATTATCGCGGAGACGAACTCGCCAGTGCAAGCGCCTTGGGGGCGATGCACGAGGAGATCTCGGCCTATCGCCGGGCCGAGCAGATCCTGTGCGATCTGAGCAGCGATGCGCTTCACCAGATCGCGCTGTCCTCCGGAGAGGGGGCTGGCGAATGCGAGCCCGCATCCGCGGAAGGCATCCCGGATCCCGCACCCGGCGAGCACGACTGCTTCGCCGAATGCCGGCACACCGCGCGCGTGGTGATGGCAGAACGCGGCGCTTACCCGCCGGTGGACATGCCTGCCGCCTTGACGCGCGTATAAGGCACGAAGTCTTCGAAAAACACCGGGCCCATGAAGAAGCCGCTGAACTGATCGACAGCGCGCAGCAGATCCGTGCGGCACATCTGCGAACCGGTCACGCGGTCGCTGATCAGGATGTTCCTGTCACGGATCTCGTCCGGATCGCGGGTGCGCTGGACATAGATCGTGTTGCCCGACCCATAGACATAGGCAACGCCCTCGATCGTCCGCATCGGCTGCGAGGGCCGGGTGTTGATGCACCGCACCGGCGCGCCCGCGACGCGGCCTTCGAGCAGCTTGGCCAGCTTTTGCTCGCCCGCGCTCGGCGCCTCTTCGGAAACCTCGGCTTCGAGATCGCCCTGCGCCCGCGCGGTGGCCTGTGCCGAAAGGCTTGCACCGCCCGCCATCGCAAGCGCGGCGGCAAGACAGCCGATCAGGGCTTTCGAGTGATGGGACATGCGGATCATCGGCGATTCTCCCCAAGCATTGCGGGCATCACTCTGTCACAAGGCGGCTGAACCGGGCCTGACCGCAGGACGGCATTCAACCCGGGCTGGCACCCTCTGCGATATCGGGAAGGCGCGCCTGATCCGCGCCATCGGCCACGCCGCCTTTCAGCACGAAGCGCCGGTCGCAATAGCCGCAGTCGACATAACCGCGCTCGTCGATTTCGAGGAACACGCGCGGATGACCGAGCGCCGCAGGGCGAAAGCCTGCCATGCCGCGGATGCCGCTGGCCCCGTCGCAGGCGACGCGGCGGGTTTCGACCAACAGGGTTTCAGGAGGTGGAATGCTCATGGCCCGCCGATACTCTTCCCCAAGCGCCAGTTCAATCGCTTTGCAACGCCCGCCGCGCGAGTGTTGGAGACACATGAGACAGTGTCCAGAACGCAAAAACCGGCCCCTGCATGAAGACGCGGCAGCGGCGGGACAGCGAAGGCGGTGCAGACGAAGACCATGCCCCTGATCCTGCCAGTCGCGATGGCAGTAGGAAAGCGGCGGCATGGTTGCGCTTGCCCCGCAGCCTGCAAAGGCGGTAGGGCCGCAAGCCATGTCATCCCAGCCCGCGATCCGCATCGACAATCTGGTCAAACGCTATGCCCCCGCAAAGGCCGCGAACGGCGCGGTCTCGCAGGGCAAACTGGCGCTGGACGGGGTCAGTTTCGATGTGCCGCAGGGGTCGATTTTCGGTCTGCTCGGCCCCAATGGCGCGGGCAAATCGACGCTGATCAACATCATGGCCGGGCTGGTCAACAAGACCGGCGGAAACATCGATATCTGGGGCTTCGACATCGACCGGCATCGCCGCAATGCCAGCCGGTCGATCGGGATCGTGCCGCAGGAAATCGTGTTCGACCCGTTCTTCACGCCCTTCGAGGTGCTGGAAAACCAGGCCGGTTTCTATGGCATCCCGGCTGCGCTGCGCCGGTCGCAGGCGCTGCTCGAAGCCGTGCGTCTGGCCGACAAGCGCGATGCCTATGCGCGCACATTGTCGGGGGGCATGAAGCGGCGGCTGCTGGTCGCCAAGGCGATGGTCCATTCGCCGCCGATCCTCGTGCTCGACGAACCCACCGCCGGGGTCGATGTCGATCTGCGCCGGCAATTGTGGGAACTGGTGAGCGAGCTGAACCGCGAAGGCGTGACCGTCGTGCTGACCACGCATTACCTCGAAGAGGCCGAGGAACTGTGCGACCGGATCGCGATCATCAACCATGGCCGGGTGATCGCGGACAAGCCGACCCGCGAACTGGTCGACATGGCGCGCGAGAAGATCGTGGTGGTCACCGCCGCATCCGATCTTTCATCCGCGCCGCATCACGACGCGTTGGGCAAGGTCGAATGGGACGGGGCGCGCAGCGTCGAGGTCACCTATGACAAAGACCGCCTCAACGCCGGGCAGGTGCTGGGCATTCTCCAGGCGCAGGGGATCGTGATCGAGGATGTCACCACCCGCGAAGCCGATCTGGAGGATGTGTTCGTCCAATTGACCGCAGCGGCGGCCTGACCGGGCGCGGCGGTTACCGCCCGGCGGTATTGCCGGATGGTGCCTGATCGGTTTCGTGGCGATGCCAGTTGTTGCGGCTGATCCGCGCGATCGGCGCACCGCAGTCCCGGCACAGGCCGATGTAACTGCGGCCATTCCAGACAACATCCCGGCGAACGGGGCTGTGCCGATTTAACCGGCAAAGAACTTGAGAGAGAACTGACATCGACAAATCCTCCTCGCCTTTTGAAGGGGGGAATATTCTGATCGATCCTCTCACCCGTGCGCCCGGCTCTCCGGCCGGATCGCGTTGCTCTGATCAAATAGTATCTTGCTGTGCCGCAAACCGCGCAGAATTGCTTTGGGGATGCGAGCTTACGCCCGTGTGACTGGCTTGGCTCTTGCTCGTGCCGTGTTTGCACGGCAAGGCATGGCCATGGCAAAACACGGCGGACGGAACGAGCCCTACGATGTGCTGGTAATCGGCTCTGGCGCGGCGGGGCTGACAGCGGCCTTGGCGCTCGCACCGAGCGTCAGGGTGCTGGTGCTCGCCAAAGGATCGCTGACCGGCGGGTCGACCGCGTGGGCGCAGGGCGGGATCGCCGCGGTGCTCGATGCCGGCGACACCTTCGAGGACCACATCCGCGATACGATGGTGGCGGGCGCCGGGCTGAACGACCGCGAGACGGTCGAATTCGTGATCGAACGCGCGCCGCAATCGATTGACCGCCTGTGCGAGCTTGGCGTGCCGTTCAACCGCGAGGAGCACGCGCTCCACCTCACGCGCGAAGGCGGCCATTCGCACCGCCGGATCGTGCATGTCGACGATGCGACCGGCTGGGCGGTGCAATCGGCGCTGCTCAAGGCCGCCGAGGATCATCCCAACATCACGCTGCTGCCCGGGCGCACCTGCATCGACTTCATCACCGACCGCCACCGCGAGGCGTTCTCGGCCGCCGGGCGCGTGTGGGGCGTCTATGCGCTCGACGAGGCAAGCGGCCATGTCGAACGCCATCTGGCGCGCGCGACGGTGCTGGCGACCGGGGGCGCGGGCCGCGTCTACCAGTTCTCCACCGCGCCGCGCGGCGCAACCGGCGATGGCATCGCGATGGCCTGGCGCGCAGGCGCGCGCGTCTCCAACATGGAGATGATGCAGTTCCACCCGACCTGCCTCTACAATCTCGACGTCAAGAATTTCCTCATCACCGAGGCGGTGCGCGGCGAGGGCGGGCATCTGCTCCACCCCGAAACGGGCAGGCGCTTCATGGTCGATTACGACCCCGAGCGCATGGAGCTTGCGCCGCGCGATGTGGTCGCCCGCGCGATCGACGACCAGATCAAGCGGTTCGGCCTCGATTACGTCCATCTCGACATCAGCCACCAGCCCGAAGATTTCGTGCGCGGGCATTTCCCGACGATCCATGAAAAGCTGCTGGGTCTGGGCATCGACATGACGAAGCAGCCGATCCCGGTGGTGCCGGCGCAGCACTATACCTGCGGCGGGGTGGTGGTGGATCTTGCCGCGCGCACCGATGTGCCGGGGCTGTGGGCCGCGGGCGAATGCACCGAAAGCGGGCTGCACGGCGCGAACCGGCTGGCGTCGAACAGCTTGCTCGAATGCTTCGTCTTCGGCGAGGCGGCGGCGCAGGACATTCTCGCGCACTGGGACACGCTGGAAGCGCCGCCCGCCATCCTGCCGTGGGACGAAAGCCGGGTGACCGATTCGGACGAAGAGGTCGTCATCAAGCAGAACTGGACCGAAATCCGCCGCTTCATGTGGAACTATGTCGGTATCGTGCGCACCACCAAGCGGCTGGAACGCGCGGCGAGCCGGATCGAACTGCTGAAACGCGAGGTCGAGGATTATTACGGCGCATTCCGGGTGACGACCGATCTGATCGAACTGCGCAACCTGCTGCAAGCCGCCGAGCTGATCGTGCAGTCGGCGCTCCGCCGGAAGGAGAGCCGGGGGCTGCACTACACGCTCGATTACCCCGCGCTCGCGGATGAGGCCAAGGATACGGTGCTGGTGCCTTAGCGCGCGAGGGCGTTCGGACAGCGTTCACAGCCTGGCGGGCACAGGGTAAACGATTGAACGAATGGGGGCGCTGGCGATGAAACGGTTCTGTGTATCTGCGGGTGTTGCGGCGCTGCTGGCCACCCCTCTTGCCGCACAAGAGCCCGCGCCGACCGAATCCGAAAACGCCATCGTCGTCACCGCGCAACGCTCGGGCGCGCCGATGTGGACGATCGATACCGCGACCGGCACCGTCATCCTCGTCGGCGAGATCCGGGCGATCCCCAAGTCCACCCCGTGGGAGCCTGCGCGGCTGGAGGAAGCGACCCGCGCCGCCGACCGCGTGATCCTTGGCGCGCGGCCCAAGGTGTCGCCGGGCGATGTGCTGCGGCTGATCTTTTCGGGATCGAAGTTCACCAGGCTGCCCGACAAATCGCAGGCGAGCCAATACCTGACGCCCGAACAATGGGCGCGATTGCAAGCGCTCGGCACCGCGCATGGCGAGGATTATGCGCGCCAGTCCTTCCTGCTGACCGCGTTCGAGATGCTGAGAAAACAGCTCCGCTTCAACCGCGACACTGCGGACGAGCCTTCGGACGTGGTGCGCAAGGCCGCCGACAAGGCCAAGGTGCCCACCACCCGCGCGGCCACCTTGCGCGGCGAGGATATCATCGACAACCTCGCCGATGCGCCGCCAGAAGCGCATATCGCCTGCCTCGATGCCGCGATGGATGCGGTCGAGGCCGGGCCGCAGATCGTCGAGAGCCGCGCGGCCGACTGGCGGCGCTACCGGATCGCGGCGGTGATGGCGAACCCGCTCGAAGGCGCGCTGGGCCAGTGCTGGCCGTGGGCGGACGACACGCTGGGCAGCGAATTGCGCACGATCTGGGTCACCAGCATCGCCGAAGCCAGCGCCGCCAGCGGCACCACGCTCGCGGTCGTGCCGCTCAGGGTGTTGGCGGAAAAGCAAGGGGTGCTTGACCAATTGGAGCAACGCGGCTTCGATATCGCAGGACCTGCATGGAAGTGAACCGCGCAGGCTGAGAGAGGACCCGAACCGCCCATGCCAACGCTCGTCACGCCCAACACCGGCATCGAACTTTTCTACGAGGACAATCTGCCGCAGGGGAGCGCGCCTGACGCGCCGGTGATCCTGCTGGTGATGGGTCTGGGCGCGCAACTGACCTTGTGGCCCGACGAACTGGTCGCAGCCCTGGTGGGCGATGGCTTCCGCGTGATCCGTTACGACAACCGCGACATCGGCCTGTCGCAAAAGTTCGACGGCGCGCGCGCGCCCAGCCCGGCGATCCAGGTGCTGCGCAAGAAGATCGGCTTCCCCGCGCGCGTGCCCTATACCCTCAAGGACATGGCCGACGACGGGATCGGGCTGTTGTCTGGTCTCGGGATCGACAAGGCGCATGTCGTGGGCGCCTCGATGGGCGGGATGATCGTCCAGCTGATGGCGATCCACCACCCCGAACGCCTGCTGTCGATGACCTCGATCATGTCGACCACCGGCAGCGGCAAACTGCCGCAGGCCGAAAAGCACGCGATCGACGCGCTCACCGCGCCGCTGCCAGGGATGGAGGAAGAGGT is drawn from Erythrobacter neustonensis and contains these coding sequences:
- a CDS encoding zinc-finger domain-containing protein, coding for MSIPPPETLLVETRRVACDGASGIRGMAGFRPAALGHPRVFLEIDERGYVDCGYCDRRFVLKGGVADGADQARLPDIAEGASPG
- a CDS encoding ABC transporter ATP-binding protein, whose product is MSSQPAIRIDNLVKRYAPAKAANGAVSQGKLALDGVSFDVPQGSIFGLLGPNGAGKSTLINIMAGLVNKTGGNIDIWGFDIDRHRRNASRSIGIVPQEIVFDPFFTPFEVLENQAGFYGIPAALRRSQALLEAVRLADKRDAYARTLSGGMKRRLLVAKAMVHSPPILVLDEPTAGVDVDLRRQLWELVSELNREGVTVVLTTHYLEEAEELCDRIAIINHGRVIADKPTRELVDMAREKIVVVTAASDLSSAPHHDALGKVEWDGARSVEVTYDKDRLNAGQVLGILQAQGIVIEDVTTREADLEDVFVQLTAAAA
- the nadB gene encoding L-aspartate oxidase, translating into MAMAKHGGRNEPYDVLVIGSGAAGLTAALALAPSVRVLVLAKGSLTGGSTAWAQGGIAAVLDAGDTFEDHIRDTMVAGAGLNDRETVEFVIERAPQSIDRLCELGVPFNREEHALHLTREGGHSHRRIVHVDDATGWAVQSALLKAAEDHPNITLLPGRTCIDFITDRHREAFSAAGRVWGVYALDEASGHVERHLARATVLATGGAGRVYQFSTAPRGATGDGIAMAWRAGARVSNMEMMQFHPTCLYNLDVKNFLITEAVRGEGGHLLHPETGRRFMVDYDPERMELAPRDVVARAIDDQIKRFGLDYVHLDISHQPEDFVRGHFPTIHEKLLGLGIDMTKQPIPVVPAQHYTCGGVVVDLAARTDVPGLWAAGECTESGLHGANRLASNSLLECFVFGEAAAQDILAHWDTLEAPPAILPWDESRVTDSDEEVVIKQNWTEIRRFMWNYVGIVRTTKRLERAASRIELLKREVEDYYGAFRVTTDLIELRNLLQAAELIVQSALRRKESRGLHYTLDYPALADEAKDTVLVP
- a CDS encoding TraB/GumN family protein, producing the protein MKRFCVSAGVAALLATPLAAQEPAPTESENAIVVTAQRSGAPMWTIDTATGTVILVGEIRAIPKSTPWEPARLEEATRAADRVILGARPKVSPGDVLRLIFSGSKFTRLPDKSQASQYLTPEQWARLQALGTAHGEDYARQSFLLTAFEMLRKQLRFNRDTADEPSDVVRKAADKAKVPTTRAATLRGEDIIDNLADAPPEAHIACLDAAMDAVEAGPQIVESRAADWRRYRIAAVMANPLEGALGQCWPWADDTLGSELRTIWVTSIAEASAASGTTLAVVPLRVLAEKQGVLDQLEQRGFDIAGPAWK
- a CDS encoding alpha/beta fold hydrolase, whose amino-acid sequence is MPTLVTPNTGIELFYEDNLPQGSAPDAPVILLVMGLGAQLTLWPDELVAALVGDGFRVIRYDNRDIGLSQKFDGARAPSPAIQVLRKKIGFPARVPYTLKDMADDGIGLLSGLGIDKAHVVGASMGGMIVQLMAIHHPERLLSMTSIMSTTGSGKLPQAEKHAIDALTAPLPGMEEEVVIAHGLNIVRNIGSPPSAEFPFDEAAQRERVLRNIRRSVYPAGLPRQLAAIIDDGDRTSRLAAVRTPTLVLHGEADPLVKREGGEATAKAISGARLVTYPGWGHDIPVPLIPRIASEIVAHARNA